In Gossypium hirsutum isolate 1008001.06 unplaced genomic scaffold, Gossypium_hirsutum_v2.1 scaffold_477, whole genome shotgun sequence, a single window of DNA contains:
- the LOC107932784 gene encoding aspartate carbamoyltransferase 1, chloroplastic, protein MASSPLFSMSTMKRDSFVMKTITSNKEFKFNVSNPFDKLPVTSPTLLLTGENSLKWGQNESLLRNRMQCRAVEVKNMPRYTMGKKFELDDVIEAQQFDRETLNAIFEVAKEMENIEKNSPGSQILKGYLMATLFYEPSTRTRLSFESAMKRLGGEVLTTENAREFSSAAKGETLEDTIRTVEGYSDIIVMRHFESGAAKRAAATAGIPIINAGDGPGQHPTQALLDVYTIEREIGKLDGIRVGLVGDLANGRTVRSLAYLLAKYQDVKIYFVSPDIVKMKDDIKDYLTSRGVEWEESGDLMEVASKCDVVYQTRIQRERFGERIDLYEEARGKYIVDENVLKVMQKHAVVMHPLPRLDEITVNVDADPRAAYFRQAKNGLYIRMALLKLLLVGW, encoded by the exons ATGGCTTCTTCACCATTATTTTCTATGAGCACGATGAAAAGGGATTCGTTTGTTATGAAAACGATAACTTCGAACAAAGAGTTCAAGTTTAATGTTTCGAATCCCTTCGATAAGCTACCTGTTACGAGTCCTACATTGTTGTTAACCGGTGAGAACTCGTTGAAATGGGGACAAAACGAGAGTCTTTTAAGGAATCGAATGCAATGCCGTGCAGTGGAAGTCAAGAACATGCCTAGGTATACAATGGGGAAGAAGTTTGAACTCGATGATGTGATTGAAGCTCAACAATTTGATAGAGAAACTTTAAATGCTATATTTGAAGTTGCGAAAGAGATGGAGAATATTGAAAAGAACTCACCCGGAAGTCAAATTCTCAAAGGTTACCTAATGGCCACCCTTTTTTATGAACCTTCAACTAGAACTAGGCTTTCATTCGAGTCGGCCATGAAACGATTGGGTGGTGAAGTTTTAACAACTGAAAATGCTCGAGAATTTTCTTCGGCAGCCAAAGGAGAGACCCTTGAAG ATACTATTAGAACTGTTGAAGGGTATTCCGATATAATTGTGATGCGACACTTTGAAAGCGGTGCTGCTAAACGAGCGGCAGCTACTGCAGGCATTCCCATCATTAATGCTGGTGATGGTCCGGGTCAACATCCTACTCAG GCCCTTTTAGATGTCTACACCATAGAAAGAGAGATCGGAAAACTAGATGGCATCAGAGTCGGGCTTGTCGGAGATCTTGCCAATGGGAGAACTGTCCGTTCTCTTGCCTACTTACTTGCAAAGTACCAAGATGTGAAGATATACTTTGTCTCCCCCGACATTGTTAAAATGAAG GATGACATTAAAGATTATCTAACATCGAGGGGTGTCGAGTGGGAAGAAAGTGGTGATTTAATGGAAGTGGCGTCTAAATGCGATGTGGTGTACCAAACTCGTATTCAACGAGAACGGTTTGGAGAAAGGATCGATCTTTATGAAGAAGCTCGTGGTAAGTATATAGTGGATGAGAATGTGTTGAAGGTAATGCAGAAACATGCTGTGGTAATGCATCCTCTCCCGAGGCTTGATGAGATTACCGTCAATGTTGATGCCGATCCGAGAGCTGCTTATTTTAGACAAGCAAAGAATGGTCTCTATATAAGGATGGCTCTTTTAAAATTGTTGCTTGTTGGATGGTGA